From Natronoarchaeum philippinense, the proteins below share one genomic window:
- the guaA gene encoding glutamine-hydrolyzing GMP synthase — MVDVDSFIDEKIDEIAEEVGDANAVIGLSGGVDSSTAAALAYEAIGTQLTAVYVDTGLMRKGETAEIRETFDYMESLRIVDAKDRFLDELEGVTDPEEKRHIIGEQFIREFEEVAREVDADYLVQGTIYPDRIESEGTIKSHHNVGGLPERIDFDGIVEPMRDLYKDEVREVARELDLEEIIAERMPFPGPGLAVRIIGPVTEEKLEVAREANHVVEEELEEYEPWQALAAVIGKATGVKGDNRVHGWVVSVRSVESRDGMTARAQEIDWETLQRIQSRITGSHENVARVVYDVTHKPPATIEYE; from the coding sequence ATGGTCGACGTTGATTCCTTCATCGACGAGAAGATCGACGAGATCGCCGAGGAAGTCGGGGACGCCAACGCAGTCATCGGCCTTTCGGGTGGCGTCGACTCCTCGACGGCCGCCGCGCTGGCCTACGAGGCCATCGGCACCCAGCTGACCGCGGTGTACGTCGACACCGGCCTGATGCGCAAGGGCGAGACCGCCGAGATCCGCGAGACGTTCGACTACATGGAGAGCCTGCGGATCGTCGACGCCAAAGACCGGTTCCTCGACGAACTGGAGGGCGTCACCGACCCCGAGGAGAAGCGCCACATCATCGGCGAGCAGTTCATCCGGGAGTTCGAGGAGGTCGCTCGGGAGGTCGACGCCGACTACCTCGTGCAGGGGACGATCTACCCCGACCGGATCGAGTCGGAGGGGACGATCAAATCCCACCACAACGTCGGCGGCCTGCCCGAGCGGATCGACTTCGACGGCATCGTCGAGCCGATGCGCGACCTCTACAAGGACGAGGTCCGCGAGGTCGCCCGCGAACTCGACCTCGAAGAGATCATCGCCGAGCGGATGCCGTTCCCCGGTCCCGGTCTCGCGGTGCGGATCATCGGACCCGTCACCGAGGAGAAACTCGAAGTCGCCCGCGAGGCAAACCACGTCGTCGAGGAGGAACTCGAAGAGTACGAACCGTGGCAGGCCCTCGCAGCGGTCATCGGCAAGGCCACGGGCGTCAAGGGCGATAACCGCGTCCACGGCTGGGTCGTCTCCGTGCGCTCGGTCGAATCACGCGATGGCATGACCGCCCGCGCCCAAGAGATCGACTGGGAGACGCTCCAGCGCATCCAGTCCCGGATCACCGGCTCCCACGAGAACGTCGCGCGGGTCGTCTACGACGTCACGCACAAACCGCCCGCGACCATCGAGTACGAGTGA
- a CDS encoding DUF7126 family protein, whose amino-acid sequence MKAILVGPDADDLAEHLGDNGVDVAPIDGVATRPKLEEAGVHDADLFVLTDVGQATAIPIVKDLNDDVRVVVYDRNSLPEFVSGQADLAVDPALLGPEAVAEELAAD is encoded by the coding sequence ATGAAGGCAATCCTCGTCGGCCCCGACGCGGACGATCTGGCCGAGCATCTCGGCGACAACGGCGTCGACGTGGCGCCGATCGACGGCGTCGCCACGCGGCCGAAACTCGAAGAGGCGGGCGTCCACGACGCCGACCTGTTCGTGCTGACCGACGTCGGACAGGCGACCGCCATTCCGATCGTGAAGGATCTCAACGACGACGTTCGCGTGGTCGTCTACGATCGCAACTCCCTGCCGGAGTTCGTCTCCGGGCAGGCCGATCTGGCGGTCGATCCCGCACTGCTCGGTCCCGAGGCGGTCGCCGAAGAACTGGCCGCCGACTAG